In Scylla paramamosain isolate STU-SP2022 chromosome 1, ASM3559412v1, whole genome shotgun sequence, one DNA window encodes the following:
- the LOC135105731 gene encoding caldesmon-like, whose protein sequence is MLYTFKHCNIEAKEQTQEAGNSHTKQKHGMMKVSGKLSANLKPVATGVTDRTVVANTCNITEEKEHMGCRGCFGWLFQLFRKRRGRRSGKHLESHDVASQQSAAYVMPVDNDEDELESEVVPSKAEYEKQEISQVQEKTVAQMERNDLLSCVMNVAEEQQEYMEVKSLGGKAAEEEREARDVLTWAEEVTEAEEQGLDVFAPVSDALLEVLRYFAPTTLTHPEAVPSEHGQARSAAGTAAPAARRRERRELRAALRAKSKAHRVNNDAADAASPTAAAAATFNESSTSAEEEAAAVAAATRKMNPSAEEEAVASATTPCRMNASQRRRERRKAAAALRVKTERRPTYAAITAGAATAAAATATPDETSVSAEKEVAESATATHETSTSTKEEAGAAAARPCRMNASQRRRARRKATPALRAKNEIRLSYAAITAGAATAATATVTPEKMRVSAREEAAAATSEINASAEEEAAVATSEISASAEEEAAAATSEINASTEEEAAAAATTPCRMSATQKRRARRKAAPLKVKTTESGPRCETSPCTNPAWPSPSVRVFGLDGRPVVCTWEEAAYGAFHAQRHAQGSSHVERRRS, encoded by the coding sequence ATGCTGTACACTTTCAAGCACTGTAATATTGAGGCCAAGGAGCAAACCCAGGAAGCAGGAAACTCGCATACCAAACAGAAGCACGGAATGATGAAGGTCTCTGGCAAACTTTCTGCCAATCTCAAGCCAGTGGCTACTGGCGTGACTGACCGCACTGTGGTCGCCAACACCTGCAACATTACTGAGGAGAAAGAACACATGGGCTGCCGAGGCTGCTTCGGCTGGCTCTTTCAGTTGTTCCGGAAGAGACGGGGTCGCCGCTCCGGAAAACACCTGGAGAGCCACGATGTGGCCTCCCAGCAGTCCGCGGCATATGTGATGCCCGTagataatgatgaggacgaGCTGGAGTCTGAGGTCGTGCCATCAAAAGCAGAATATGAGAAGCAAGAAATAAGCCAAGTCCAGGAAAAAACCGTAGCCCAAATGGAGAGAAATGACCTCTTATCGTGCGTCATGAATGTGGCGGAGGAGCAACAGGAATACATGGAGGTTAAGAGCTTGGGGGGAAAGGCTGCGGAAGAAGAGCGGGAAGCCAGGGATGTCCTGACCTGGGCTGAGGAAGTAACCGAGGCAGAGGAGCAAGGCCTCGATGTGTTTGCCCCGGTCAGTGACGCCCTTCTTGAAGTACTGCGTTACTTTGCCCCCACCACACTGACTCACCCAGAGGCGGTCCCCTCCGAGCACGGCCAGGCCAGGAGTGCTGCAGGCACCGCGGCACCCGCAGCGCGGCGAAGGGAGCGCAGGGAGTTGCGGGCGGCCCTGAGAGCGAAAAGCAAGGCTCACCGAGTGAATAATGATGCGGCCGATGCTGCATCACCAACAGCTGCAGCCGCTGCGACTTTCAACGAAAGCAGCAcctcagcagaggaagaggcagcTGCAGTGGCAGCAGCGACTCGCAAAATGAATCCCTCAGCGGAGGAAGAGGCAGTTGCATCCGCCACGACGCCATGCAGAATGAACGCGTCCCAGAGGCGAAGGGAACGCAGGAAGGCAGCAGCGGCCCTTAGAGTGAAAACTGAACGTCGACCGACATACGCTGCAATCACTGCTGGTGCAGCCACGGCAGCTGCAGCCACGGCGACTCCCGACGAGACGAGCGTCTCAGCGGAGAAAGAGGTAGCTGAATCGGCAACAGCAACTCACGAAACAAGCACCTCAACGAAGGAAGAGGCAGGTGCAGCCGCCGCGAGGCCCTGCAGAATGAACGCATCCCAGAGGCGAAGGGCGCGTAGGAAGGCAACGCCAGCCCTTAGAGCGAAAAACGAGATTCGCCTATCCTATGCCGCGATCACCGCTGGTGCAGCCACGGCAGCTACAGCCACGGTGACTCCCGAGAAGATGAGGGTCTCTGCGAGGGAAGAGGCTGCTGCAGCGACGAGCGAGATCAACGCCTCAGCGGAGGAAGAGGCTGCTGTAGCGACGAGCGAGATCAGCGCCTCAGCGGAGGAAGAGGCTGCTGCAGCGACGAGCGAGATCAACGCCTCAACGGAGGAAGAGGCTGCTGCAGCCGCCACGACGCCCTGCAGGATGAGCGCAACCCAAAAGCGAAGGGCACGCAGGAAGGCAGCACCTCTCAAGGTGAAGACGACAGAGTCCGGGCCTCGGTGCGAGACCAGCCCCTGCACAAACCCCGCCTGGCCCTCTCCCTCCGTGCGGGTGTTTGGGTTAGATGGGCGTCCCGTGGTGTGCACGTGGGAGGAAGCTGCTTATGGTGCCTTCCACGCACAGCGGCACGCTCAGGGGTCGTCCCATGTAGAGCGACGCCGTAGCTAA